One segment of Fervidobacterium sp. DNA contains the following:
- the hydF gene encoding [FeFe] hydrogenase H-cluster maturation GTPase HydF: protein MLPSGGFRKYISIVGRRNVGKSSFMNALTGQDISIVSDTPGTTTDPVHKAMELYPLGPVTLIDTPGLDDVGELGEKRIQKALKAFYKSDAGILVTDDFPSEYEKRIVQLFRELEIPFIIVVNKEDILCEKASLISDEYRNLFGTTTFTVSSTKKKGFDDIGKALNSIIPSDEEIPFIPDFIGGGDIVVLVVPIDLGAPKGRLIMPQVHAIREILDREAAAIVVKERELRYTLEKLNEKPKLVITDSQAIMKVVSDVPDDVPLTTFSILEARYRGDLDYFIKSVHKIEELQESDTVLIMEGCTHRPLTEDIGRIKIPRWLTNHIGVNLNIKIWAGVDMPEYEEISDVKLVIHCGGCVNTRNQMMRRVRMFKRLGIPMTNYGITISYIHGVLDRVIKPLVI from the coding sequence ATGTTACCATCTGGAGGATTTAGGAAGTACATATCCATAGTTGGAAGGCGAAACGTAGGTAAATCCTCTTTCATGAATGCATTAACTGGACAAGACATATCTATAGTGAGCGATACTCCAGGTACAACAACAGATCCTGTACATAAAGCAATGGAACTCTATCCGCTTGGACCTGTGACACTCATAGATACACCTGGACTTGACGATGTTGGAGAACTTGGCGAAAAGAGAATACAAAAGGCACTAAAGGCATTCTACAAATCCGATGCTGGAATTTTGGTCACTGACGACTTTCCTAGTGAATACGAAAAGAGAATTGTTCAACTATTTAGAGAACTTGAGATTCCGTTCATCATTGTCGTTAACAAAGAAGACATTTTATGTGAAAAAGCATCCTTAATTTCGGACGAATACAGAAACCTTTTTGGTACAACCACATTCACTGTAAGCTCTACAAAAAAGAAGGGTTTTGATGACATTGGAAAAGCCCTAAATTCGATAATCCCCTCCGATGAAGAAATACCATTTATACCTGATTTTATTGGTGGTGGAGATATAGTTGTGCTTGTGGTCCCAATTGATCTCGGCGCACCAAAAGGAAGACTAATAATGCCGCAAGTGCACGCGATAAGGGAAATTCTCGATAGAGAAGCTGCCGCAATAGTTGTCAAAGAAAGAGAACTAAGGTATACACTTGAAAAACTTAACGAAAAACCAAAATTAGTTATAACAGATTCTCAGGCAATAATGAAAGTTGTCTCTGACGTACCTGATGACGTTCCTTTAACAACTTTTTCCATACTCGAAGCTCGTTACAGAGGAGATCTTGATTATTTCATAAAAAGTGTTCACAAAATTGAAGAATTACAAGAATCAGACACTGTGTTAATAATGGAAGGTTGCACTCATAGACCTTTAACGGAAGACATAGGAAGAATAAAAATTCCTCGTTGGCTCACTAATCACATAGGTGTTAACCTTAACATAAAAATCTGGGCTGGAGTAGACATGCCAGAATATGAAGAGATATCTGATGTAAAGCTTGTAATTCACTGTGGAGGTTGTGTGAACACGAGAAATCAAATGATGAGAAGAGTACGCATGTTCAAAAGACTTGGTATCCCAATGACAAATTACGGTATAACAATATCTTACATACATGGAGTACTTGATAGAGTTATTAAGCCGTTGGTAATTTAG
- a CDS encoding aspartate ammonia-lyase, whose amino-acid sequence MYRIEEDYLGKLEIPEDAYYGIATARALKLFPSTGEKLDENFIWAYFMIKKAACVLNYELGYLPSDIYKSINQSCDEWNLLKTHIVVDPLSGGAGTSVNLNINEVIANRSTELLGGKKGQYIVDPYNHVNLHQSTNDTFVTAGKIATIVKLRKLEEQIIKLQESIQTKEKEFYKIRTVARTQLMDAVPILMGQQFGAWADAIARDRWRLNKVEERIRSVNIGGTAIGTGIGAPKEYILKIVDTLRQITNVKIAKAENLIDATQNLDVFSEVHGLLKSLAVNLYKISNDIRLLGSGPNTAIGELELPKLQIGSTIMPGKINPVIPEYVMQIALTIFGHDEIVTHACAQGNLQLNQFSPIIVHYTLKSLTLLTNACNALKDYILQIKAIEENCQKHLLSSMSNLTPLINYFGYEKVSQAIKNSGNNIEKAIEKLAEQEGIDKQELMTKLNISNMTKLGYR is encoded by the coding sequence ATGTACAGAATAGAAGAAGATTACCTTGGAAAACTTGAAATACCGGAAGATGCATATTACGGAATTGCCACAGCAAGGGCACTCAAATTATTCCCATCAACAGGTGAAAAACTTGATGAAAACTTCATTTGGGCTTACTTCATGATCAAAAAAGCCGCATGTGTACTGAACTACGAACTTGGTTATCTTCCATCAGACATCTACAAATCGATAAACCAATCATGTGACGAATGGAATTTATTAAAAACACACATTGTTGTTGATCCATTATCCGGCGGTGCTGGAACATCTGTAAATCTAAACATCAATGAAGTAATAGCAAACCGTTCAACAGAATTACTAGGTGGCAAAAAGGGTCAGTACATAGTAGATCCATACAATCACGTCAACTTACATCAATCAACAAACGACACGTTTGTAACGGCAGGGAAAATAGCAACAATTGTTAAGCTTAGAAAATTAGAAGAACAGATCATCAAACTCCAGGAATCAATCCAAACCAAAGAGAAAGAATTCTATAAAATACGTACAGTAGCAAGAACGCAGCTAATGGATGCTGTTCCTATACTCATGGGTCAGCAATTTGGTGCATGGGCCGATGCAATAGCCAGAGACAGATGGAGACTCAATAAAGTAGAAGAACGAATAAGAAGCGTAAACATAGGCGGTACAGCAATAGGAACAGGAATAGGTGCACCAAAAGAATACATACTAAAAATAGTGGATACACTTCGTCAAATAACAAATGTCAAAATAGCCAAAGCAGAGAATTTGATTGATGCAACTCAAAACCTTGACGTATTTTCAGAAGTACATGGATTACTTAAATCCCTTGCCGTAAATCTCTACAAAATATCTAACGACATCAGATTGCTTGGTAGTGGTCCGAACACAGCTATAGGAGAACTTGAACTTCCCAAATTACAAATCGGAAGTACAATAATGCCTGGAAAAATTAATCCAGTTATACCTGAATACGTAATGCAAATTGCCTTGACAATCTTTGGTCACGATGAAATAGTGACACATGCGTGTGCACAAGGAAATCTTCAACTAAATCAGTTTTCTCCAATAATTGTGCACTATACACTTAAATCACTAACACTTTTGACAAACGCATGCAATGCCTTAAAAGATTACATTTTACAAATAAAAGCAATAGAAGAAAATTGCCAAAAACACTTATTAAGTTCTATGTCCAATCTAACACCATTGATAAACTATTTTGGTTACGAAAAAGTCTCGCAAGCAATCAAAAACTCTGGTAACAACATAGAAAAAGCTATCGAAAAACTTGCCGAACAAGAGGGGATAGATAAACAAGAATTAATGACAAAATTAAACATAAGTAACATGACAAAGCTTGGTTATAGATAG